A single window of Drosophila suzukii chromosome 3, CBGP_Dsuzu_IsoJpt1.0, whole genome shotgun sequence DNA harbors:
- the MICU3 gene encoding calcium uptake protein 3, mitochondrial isoform X10 produces the protein MASAVAKLTVKTGAIIAQRSGVGVAVGRSVRFASSSSQSSGIRGHKSRSLLTFVGGSAVSLAALAAFIKLRSSENPVNAVSLKRRMRDDSELENVKLTARERRFIKFASVEFDDQLYMTPQDFLDSVVEQEPRPRLKRRQLSSDEVDKYKENTPALKKGSTRLFRNLRDKGIISYTEYLFLLSILTKPKSGFRIAFNMFDTDGNQRVDKDEFLVIISILAGALKDTQNVDPQTKQIMERIFSGAWKEKHGEQESEEELESSAPTPLEGYVNDGEGLQRRHMVATTLQLHFFGKRGTGVINYDNFYRFMDNLQTEVLELEFHEFSKGNSVISELDFAKILLRYTYLATDEYDVFLERLLERVKDEKGISFHDFRDFCHFLNNLDDFTIAMRMYTLADRAISKDEFSRAVKICTGYSLSPHLIDTVFAIFDADGDGLLSYKEFIAIMKDRLHRGFKVSGRFFDYNEALDAYDEPDYPLFVAWRNRVCRHLDYFIDSDALWH, from the exons ATGGCGAGTGCAGTGGCTAAATTAACAGTTAAAACTGGCGCTATAATAGCCCAGCGATcgggagtgggcgtggcagttgGTCGATCGGTCAGATTTGCCAGCAGTTCGTCGCAATCCAGTGGAATTCGGGGCCACAAATCGCGAAGTCTGCTAACTTTTGTGGGCGGCAGTGCCGTTTCTTTGGCTGCCTTAGCGGCTTTCATTAAGTTGCGATCCTCGGAAAACCCAGTGAATGCAGTTAGCCTAAAAAGACGCATG CGCGACGATAGCGAGCTGGAGAACGTGAAGCTCACGGCCCGGGAACGCCGGTTCATCAAGTTTGCCTCCGTGGAGTTCGACGATCAGCTCTACATGACCCCGCAGGACTTTCTGGACTCCGTCGTGGAGCAGGAACCCAGAC CTCGTCTTAAACGTCGCCAGCTCTCTAGCGATGAGGTGGACAAATACAAGGAAAACACACCTGCTTTGAAGAAGGGTTCAACACGTCTATTTCGCAATCTAAGAGATAAAG GCATTATCTCCTACACGGAATATTTGTTTTTGCTCTCTATTTTAACAA AGCCCAAATCTGGCTTCCGCATTGCCTTCAACATGTTCGACACCGATGGAAATCAGCGGGTGGACAAGGACGAGTTTCTAGTG ATAATTTCCATTTTGGCCGGCGCTTTAAAAGACACCCAAAATGTCGATCCACAAACCAAGCAAATT ATGGAGCGCATTTTCAGCGGTGCTTGGAAGGAGAAGCACGGCGAACAAGAGTCGGAGGAGGAGCTCGAGTCCTCCGCGCCCACTCCCCTGGAG GGCTATGTAAACGATGGCGAGGGACTGCAGCGTCGTCATATGGTGGCCACCACCCTGCAGCTGCACTTCTTTGGGAAACGGGGCACTGGGGTGATCAACTATGACAACTTCTACCGCTTCATGGACAACCTGCAGACGGAGGTGCTCGAGCTGGAGTTCCACGAGTTCTCCAAGGGCAACAGTGTCATTAGCGAACTGGACTTTGCAAAAATCCTGCTGCGGTACACTTACCTGGCCACGGATGAGTATGATGTCTTCCTGGAGCGCCTGCTCGAGCGGGTCAAGGATGAGAAGGGCATATCCTTCCATGACTTCCGGGACTTTTGTCATTTCCTAAACAATTTAGATGATTTTACGATCGCCATGAGGATGTATACCCTAGCCGATCGGGCCATTTCAAAGG ATGAATTCTCGCGTGCTGTGAAGATCTGCACCGGCTATAGTCTCAGCCCCCACTTGATCGACACCGTGTTTGCCATCTTCGATGCGGATGGCGATGGCCTGTTGTCCTACAAGGAGTTCATTGCCATCATGAAGGATCGCCTGCATCGCGGCTTTAAAGTAAGTGGTCGTTTCTTTGATTACAACGAAGCTCTGGACGCCTACGATGAACCCGATTATCCCCTGTTTGTGGCCTGGCGAAATCGGGTGTGCCGGCACCTGGACTACTTCATCGACAGCGATGCACTTTGGCACTGA
- the MICU3 gene encoding calcium uptake protein 3, mitochondrial isoform X15 produces MASAVAKLTVKTGAIIAQRSGVGVAVGRSVRFASSSSQSSGIRGHKSRSLLTFVGGSAVSLAALAAFIKLRSSENPVNAVSLKRRMRDDSELENVKLTARERRFIKFASVEFDDQLYMTPQDFLDSVVEQEPRPRLKRRQLSSDEVDKYKENTPALKKGSTRLFRNLRDKGIISYTEYLFLLSILTKPKSGFRIAFNMFDTDGNQRVDKDEFLVIISILAGALKDTQNVDPQTKQIMERIFSGAWKEKHGEQESEEELESSAPTPLEGYVNDGEGLQRRHMVATTLQLHFFGKRGTGVINYDNFYRFMDNLQTEVLELEFHEFSKGNSVISELDFAKILLRYTYLATDEYDVFLERLLERVKDEKGISFHDFRDFCHFLNNLDDFTIAMRMYTLADRAISKDEFSRAVKICTGYSLSPHLIDTVFAIFDADGDGLLSYKEFIAIMKDRLHRGFKSVAKSEGWDAFKYCVRNEMKTMMKSAN; encoded by the exons ATGGCGAGTGCAGTGGCTAAATTAACAGTTAAAACTGGCGCTATAATAGCCCAGCGATcgggagtgggcgtggcagttgGTCGATCGGTCAGATTTGCCAGCAGTTCGTCGCAATCCAGTGGAATTCGGGGCCACAAATCGCGAAGTCTGCTAACTTTTGTGGGCGGCAGTGCCGTTTCTTTGGCTGCCTTAGCGGCTTTCATTAAGTTGCGATCCTCGGAAAACCCAGTGAATGCAGTTAGCCTAAAAAGACGCATG CGCGACGATAGCGAGCTGGAGAACGTGAAGCTCACGGCCCGGGAACGCCGGTTCATCAAGTTTGCCTCCGTGGAGTTCGACGATCAGCTCTACATGACCCCGCAGGACTTTCTGGACTCCGTCGTGGAGCAGGAACCCAGAC CTCGTCTTAAACGTCGCCAGCTCTCTAGCGATGAGGTGGACAAATACAAGGAAAACACACCTGCTTTGAAGAAGGGTTCAACACGTCTATTTCGCAATCTAAGAGATAAAG GCATTATCTCCTACACGGAATATTTGTTTTTGCTCTCTATTTTAACAA AGCCCAAATCTGGCTTCCGCATTGCCTTCAACATGTTCGACACCGATGGAAATCAGCGGGTGGACAAGGACGAGTTTCTAGTG ATAATTTCCATTTTGGCCGGCGCTTTAAAAGACACCCAAAATGTCGATCCACAAACCAAGCAAATT ATGGAGCGCATTTTCAGCGGTGCTTGGAAGGAGAAGCACGGCGAACAAGAGTCGGAGGAGGAGCTCGAGTCCTCCGCGCCCACTCCCCTGGAG GGCTATGTAAACGATGGCGAGGGACTGCAGCGTCGTCATATGGTGGCCACCACCCTGCAGCTGCACTTCTTTGGGAAACGGGGCACTGGGGTGATCAACTATGACAACTTCTACCGCTTCATGGACAACCTGCAGACGGAGGTGCTCGAGCTGGAGTTCCACGAGTTCTCCAAGGGCAACAGTGTCATTAGCGAACTGGACTTTGCAAAAATCCTGCTGCGGTACACTTACCTGGCCACGGATGAGTATGATGTCTTCCTGGAGCGCCTGCTCGAGCGGGTCAAGGATGAGAAGGGCATATCCTTCCATGACTTCCGGGACTTTTGTCATTTCCTAAACAATTTAGATGATTTTACGATCGCCATGAGGATGTATACCCTAGCCGATCGGGCCATTTCAAAGG ATGAATTCTCGCGTGCTGTGAAGATCTGCACCGGCTATAGTCTCAGCCCCCACTTGATCGACACCGTGTTTGCCATCTTCGATGCGGATGGCGATGGCCTGTTGTCCTACAAGGAGTTCATTGCCATCATGAAGGATCGCCTGCATCGCGGCTTTAAA TCCGTGGCCAAATCGGAGGGCTGGGACGCCTTCAAGTACTGTGTACGCAACGAGATGAAAACCATGATGAAGTCGGCCAATTAA
- the MICU3 gene encoding calcium uptake protein 3, mitochondrial isoform X7, producing MASAVAKLTVKTGAIIAQRSGVGVAVGRSVRFASSSSQSSGIRGHKSRSLLTFVGGSAVSLAALAAFIKLRSSENPVNAVSLKRRMRDDSELENVKLTARERRFIKFASVEFDDQLYMTPQDFLDSVVEQEPRPRLKRRQLSSDEVDKYKENTPALKKGSTRLFRNLRDKGIISYTEYLFLLSILTKPKSGFRIAFNMFDTDGNQRVDKDEFLVIISILAGALKDTQNVDPQTKQIMERIFSGAWKEKHGEQESEEELESSAPTPLEQGYVNDGEGLQRRHMVATTLQLHFFGKRGTGVINYDNFYRFMDNLQTEVLELEFHEFSKGNSVISELDFAKILLRYTYLATDEYDVFLERLLERVKDEKGISFHDFRDFCHFLNNLDDFTIAMRMYTLADRAISKDEFSRAVKICTGYSLSPHLIDTVFAIFDADGDGLLSYKEFIAIMKDRLHRGFKQDVVDPDERLKVAIEVDTPNGEESVAKSEGWDAFKYCVRNEMKTMMKSAN from the exons ATGGCGAGTGCAGTGGCTAAATTAACAGTTAAAACTGGCGCTATAATAGCCCAGCGATcgggagtgggcgtggcagttgGTCGATCGGTCAGATTTGCCAGCAGTTCGTCGCAATCCAGTGGAATTCGGGGCCACAAATCGCGAAGTCTGCTAACTTTTGTGGGCGGCAGTGCCGTTTCTTTGGCTGCCTTAGCGGCTTTCATTAAGTTGCGATCCTCGGAAAACCCAGTGAATGCAGTTAGCCTAAAAAGACGCATG CGCGACGATAGCGAGCTGGAGAACGTGAAGCTCACGGCCCGGGAACGCCGGTTCATCAAGTTTGCCTCCGTGGAGTTCGACGATCAGCTCTACATGACCCCGCAGGACTTTCTGGACTCCGTCGTGGAGCAGGAACCCAGAC CTCGTCTTAAACGTCGCCAGCTCTCTAGCGATGAGGTGGACAAATACAAGGAAAACACACCTGCTTTGAAGAAGGGTTCAACACGTCTATTTCGCAATCTAAGAGATAAAG GCATTATCTCCTACACGGAATATTTGTTTTTGCTCTCTATTTTAACAA AGCCCAAATCTGGCTTCCGCATTGCCTTCAACATGTTCGACACCGATGGAAATCAGCGGGTGGACAAGGACGAGTTTCTAGTG ATAATTTCCATTTTGGCCGGCGCTTTAAAAGACACCCAAAATGTCGATCCACAAACCAAGCAAATT ATGGAGCGCATTTTCAGCGGTGCTTGGAAGGAGAAGCACGGCGAACAAGAGTCGGAGGAGGAGCTCGAGTCCTCCGCGCCCACTCCCCTGGAG CAGGGCTATGTAAACGATGGCGAGGGACTGCAGCGTCGTCATATGGTGGCCACCACCCTGCAGCTGCACTTCTTTGGGAAACGGGGCACTGGGGTGATCAACTATGACAACTTCTACCGCTTCATGGACAACCTGCAGACGGAGGTGCTCGAGCTGGAGTTCCACGAGTTCTCCAAGGGCAACAGTGTCATTAGCGAACTGGACTTTGCAAAAATCCTGCTGCGGTACACTTACCTGGCCACGGATGAGTATGATGTCTTCCTGGAGCGCCTGCTCGAGCGGGTCAAGGATGAGAAGGGCATATCCTTCCATGACTTCCGGGACTTTTGTCATTTCCTAAACAATTTAGATGATTTTACGATCGCCATGAGGATGTATACCCTAGCCGATCGGGCCATTTCAAAGG ATGAATTCTCGCGTGCTGTGAAGATCTGCACCGGCTATAGTCTCAGCCCCCACTTGATCGACACCGTGTTTGCCATCTTCGATGCGGATGGCGATGGCCTGTTGTCCTACAAGGAGTTCATTGCCATCATGAAGGATCGCCTGCATCGCGGCTTTAAA CAAGATGTTGTAGACCCCGACGAGCGTCTAAAGGTTGCCATTGAGGTAGACACGCCAAATGGTGAAGAG TCCGTGGCCAAATCGGAGGGCTGGGACGCCTTCAAGTACTGTGTACGCAACGAGATGAAAACCATGATGAAGTCGGCCAATTAA
- the MICU3 gene encoding calcium uptake protein 3, mitochondrial isoform X18 — translation MASAVAKLTVKTGAIIAQRSGVGVAVGRSVRFASSSSQSSGIRGHKSRSLLTFVGGSAVSLAALAAFIKLRSSENPVNAVSLKRRMRDDSELENVKLTARERRFIKFASVEFDDQLYMTPQDFLDSVVEQEPRPRLKRRQLSSDEVDKYKENTPALKKGSTRLFRNLRDKGIISYTEYLFLLSILTKPKSGFRIAFNMFDTDGNQRVDKDEFLVIISILAGALKDTQNVDPQTKQILSRLVSYDEQSQMRKPMAVPQRKRGLGYVNDGEGLQRRHMVATTLQLHFFGKRGTGVINYDNFYRFMDNLQTEVLELEFHEFSKGNSVISELDFAKILLRYTYLATDEYDVFLERLLERVKDEKGISFHDFRDFCHFLNNLDDFTIAMRMYTLADRAISKDEFSRAVKICTGYSLSPHLIDTVFAIFDADGDGLLSYKEFIAIMKDRLHRGFKSVAKSEGWDAFKYCVRNEMKTMMKSAN, via the exons ATGGCGAGTGCAGTGGCTAAATTAACAGTTAAAACTGGCGCTATAATAGCCCAGCGATcgggagtgggcgtggcagttgGTCGATCGGTCAGATTTGCCAGCAGTTCGTCGCAATCCAGTGGAATTCGGGGCCACAAATCGCGAAGTCTGCTAACTTTTGTGGGCGGCAGTGCCGTTTCTTTGGCTGCCTTAGCGGCTTTCATTAAGTTGCGATCCTCGGAAAACCCAGTGAATGCAGTTAGCCTAAAAAGACGCATG CGCGACGATAGCGAGCTGGAGAACGTGAAGCTCACGGCCCGGGAACGCCGGTTCATCAAGTTTGCCTCCGTGGAGTTCGACGATCAGCTCTACATGACCCCGCAGGACTTTCTGGACTCCGTCGTGGAGCAGGAACCCAGAC CTCGTCTTAAACGTCGCCAGCTCTCTAGCGATGAGGTGGACAAATACAAGGAAAACACACCTGCTTTGAAGAAGGGTTCAACACGTCTATTTCGCAATCTAAGAGATAAAG GCATTATCTCCTACACGGAATATTTGTTTTTGCTCTCTATTTTAACAA AGCCCAAATCTGGCTTCCGCATTGCCTTCAACATGTTCGACACCGATGGAAATCAGCGGGTGGACAAGGACGAGTTTCTAGTG ATAATTTCCATTTTGGCCGGCGCTTTAAAAGACACCCAAAATGTCGATCCACAAACCAAGCAAATT CTGTCGCGTTTAGTTTCCTACGATGAGCAAAGTCAAATGAGGAAACCCATGGCAGTGCCTCAAAGGAAGAGGGGTCTA GGCTATGTAAACGATGGCGAGGGACTGCAGCGTCGTCATATGGTGGCCACCACCCTGCAGCTGCACTTCTTTGGGAAACGGGGCACTGGGGTGATCAACTATGACAACTTCTACCGCTTCATGGACAACCTGCAGACGGAGGTGCTCGAGCTGGAGTTCCACGAGTTCTCCAAGGGCAACAGTGTCATTAGCGAACTGGACTTTGCAAAAATCCTGCTGCGGTACACTTACCTGGCCACGGATGAGTATGATGTCTTCCTGGAGCGCCTGCTCGAGCGGGTCAAGGATGAGAAGGGCATATCCTTCCATGACTTCCGGGACTTTTGTCATTTCCTAAACAATTTAGATGATTTTACGATCGCCATGAGGATGTATACCCTAGCCGATCGGGCCATTTCAAAGG ATGAATTCTCGCGTGCTGTGAAGATCTGCACCGGCTATAGTCTCAGCCCCCACTTGATCGACACCGTGTTTGCCATCTTCGATGCGGATGGCGATGGCCTGTTGTCCTACAAGGAGTTCATTGCCATCATGAAGGATCGCCTGCATCGCGGCTTTAAA TCCGTGGCCAAATCGGAGGGCTGGGACGCCTTCAAGTACTGTGTACGCAACGAGATGAAAACCATGATGAAGTCGGCCAATTAA